The following proteins are co-located in the Streptomyces sp. NBC_00435 genome:
- the ndgR gene encoding IclR family transcriptional regulator NdgR, with protein MDNSSGVGVLDKAALVLSALESGPATLAGLVAATGLARPTAHRLAVALEHHRMVARDMQGRFILGPRLAELAAAAGEDRLLATAGPVLTHLRDVTGESAQLYRRQGDMRICVAAAERLSGLRDTVPVGSTLPMKAGSAAQILMAWEEPERLHRGLQGARFTATALSGVRRRGWAQSIGEREPGVASVSAPVRGPSNRVVASVSVSGPIERLTRHPGRMHAQAVIDAAARLTEALRRSS; from the coding sequence ATGGACAACTCTAGCGGCGTCGGCGTTCTCGACAAGGCAGCTCTGGTATTGAGCGCACTGGAGTCCGGTCCGGCCACCCTCGCCGGGCTGGTCGCGGCGACAGGGCTCGCACGACCCACGGCACATCGCCTTGCCGTGGCACTGGAACACCACCGGATGGTGGCGAGGGACATGCAGGGCCGGTTCATCCTCGGACCGCGGCTGGCGGAGCTCGCCGCCGCGGCCGGCGAGGACCGCCTGCTGGCCACGGCCGGACCGGTGCTCACCCACCTCCGGGACGTGACGGGAGAGAGCGCGCAGCTCTACCGACGTCAGGGCGACATGCGCATCTGCGTGGCGGCCGCCGAGCGGCTGTCGGGCCTGCGGGACACCGTCCCGGTGGGCTCCACACTTCCGATGAAGGCCGGCTCGGCCGCGCAGATCCTGATGGCCTGGGAGGAGCCCGAGCGGCTCCACCGCGGCCTGCAGGGCGCGCGCTTCACGGCGACGGCGCTCTCGGGCGTACGGCGTCGCGGCTGGGCGCAGTCGATCGGCGAGCGGGAGCCCGGCGTGGCCTCCGTATCGGCACCGGTGCGCGGCCCGTCGAACCGCGTGGTGGCCTCCGTATCGGTCTCCGGGCCGATCGAGCGCCTGACCCGGCACCCGGGGCGCATGCACGCCCAGGCCGTCATCGACGCGGCCGCCCGGCTGACGGAGGCCCTGCGCCGCTCCAGCTGA
- the leuC gene encoding 3-isopropylmalate dehydratase large subunit has translation MGRTLAEKVWDDHVVRRAEGEPDLLFIDLHLLHEVTSPQAFEGLRQAGRKVRRLDLTIATEDHNTPTIDIDKPIADPVSRAQLETLRKNCAEFGVRLHSLGDVEQGVVHVVGPQLGLTQPGTTVVCGDSHTSTHGAFGALAFGIGTSQVEHVLATQTLPLARPKTMAITVTGALADGVTAKDLILAIIAKIGTGGGQGYILEYRGEAIEQLSMEARMTICNMSIEAGARAGMIAPDRTTFDYLEGRDHAPTGEDWDAAVAYWKTLRTDDDAVFDAEVVIDGTTLSPFVTWGTNPGQGAPLSANVPDPASYEDASERHAAEKALEYMGLTAGQPLRDIKVDTVFVGSCTNGRIEDLRAVAGIVEGRKVADGVRMLVVPGSVRVALQAVSEGLDKVFKEAGAEWRHAGCSMCLGMNPDQLAPGERSASTSNRNFEGRQGKGGRTHLVSPQVAAATAVLGHLASPADLSDATATAGV, from the coding sequence ATGGGTAGGACACTCGCGGAGAAGGTCTGGGACGACCATGTCGTCAGGCGCGCCGAAGGTGAGCCCGACCTCCTCTTCATTGATCTGCACCTGCTGCACGAGGTGACCAGCCCGCAGGCCTTCGAGGGTCTGCGCCAGGCCGGCCGCAAGGTCCGACGCCTCGACCTCACCATCGCGACCGAGGACCACAACACCCCCACGATCGACATCGACAAGCCGATCGCGGACCCGGTCTCCCGGGCCCAGCTGGAGACGCTGCGCAAGAACTGCGCCGAGTTCGGCGTACGCCTGCACTCGCTGGGCGATGTCGAGCAGGGCGTCGTCCACGTCGTGGGACCGCAGCTGGGTCTGACCCAGCCGGGCACCACGGTGGTCTGCGGCGACTCGCACACTTCCACGCACGGCGCCTTCGGTGCGCTGGCCTTCGGCATCGGCACCAGCCAGGTCGAGCACGTGCTGGCGACCCAGACGCTGCCGCTGGCCCGCCCCAAGACGATGGCGATCACCGTCACCGGCGCGCTGGCCGACGGCGTCACCGCCAAGGACCTGATCCTGGCGATCATCGCCAAGATCGGCACCGGCGGCGGCCAGGGCTACATCCTGGAGTACCGCGGCGAGGCCATCGAGCAGCTGTCGATGGAAGCCCGCATGACCATCTGCAACATGTCGATCGAGGCCGGCGCCCGCGCGGGCATGATCGCCCCCGACCGGACCACCTTCGACTACCTGGAGGGCCGCGACCACGCCCCGACGGGCGAGGACTGGGACGCGGCGGTCGCGTACTGGAAGACCCTGCGCACGGACGACGACGCCGTCTTCGACGCCGAGGTCGTCATCGACGGCACCACGCTGTCGCCGTTCGTCACCTGGGGCACCAACCCGGGCCAGGGCGCGCCGCTGTCGGCCAACGTCCCCGACCCGGCTTCGTACGAGGACGCTTCGGAGCGCCACGCCGCCGAAAAGGCCCTGGAGTACATGGGGTTGACCGCCGGACAGCCGCTGCGCGACATCAAGGTCGACACCGTCTTCGTAGGTTCCTGCACCAACGGCCGCATCGAGGACCTGCGCGCCGTCGCCGGGATCGTCGAGGGCCGCAAAGTCGCGGACGGCGTAAGGATGCTGGTCGTGCCGGGCTCGGTGCGCGTCGCGCTCCAGGCCGTGTCCGAGGGCCTGGACAAGGTGTTCAAGGAGGCCGGCGCCGAATGGCGGCACGCGGGCTGTTCGATGTGCCTGGGCATGAACCCGGACCAGTTGGCGCCCGGTGAGCGCTCCGCGTCCACCTCCAACCGCAACTTCGAGGGCCGGCAGGGCAAGGGCGGGCGCACCCACCTGGTCTCCCCGCAGGTGGCCGCCGCCACCGCGGTACTGGGCCATCTGGCCTCGCCCGCCGACCTGTCCGACGCCACCGCGACCGCCGGAGTCTGA
- the leuD gene encoding 3-isopropylmalate dehydratase small subunit, whose translation MEAFTTHTGRAVPLRRSNVDTDQIIPAHWLKKITRDGFEDGLFEAWRKDPEFITNRPEREGATVLVAGPDFGTGSSREHAVWALQNFGFKTVISSRFADIFRGNSLKNGLLTVVLPQETVERLWKLTEADPTAEITVDLVDRQVRAEGVVAEFELDDNARWRLLEGLDDISLTLQNEGDIATYESVRPTFKPRTIQA comes from the coding sequence ATGGAAGCCTTCACCACCCACACCGGCCGGGCCGTCCCGCTGCGCCGCAGCAACGTCGACACCGACCAGATCATCCCGGCCCACTGGCTGAAGAAGATCACCCGCGACGGTTTCGAGGACGGGCTCTTCGAGGCCTGGCGCAAGGACCCGGAGTTCATCACGAACCGTCCCGAGCGCGAGGGGGCGACCGTACTGGTCGCCGGCCCCGACTTCGGTACCGGTTCCTCGCGCGAGCACGCCGTATGGGCCCTGCAGAACTTCGGCTTCAAGACGGTCATCTCCTCCCGCTTCGCCGACATCTTCCGCGGCAACTCGCTGAAGAACGGTCTGCTGACCGTCGTCCTGCCGCAGGAGACCGTCGAGCGGCTGTGGAAGCTGACCGAGGCCGACCCCACCGCCGAGATCACGGTCGACCTGGTCGACCGCCAGGTCCGAGCCGAAGGCGTCGTTGCGGAGTTCGAGCTCGACGACAACGCCCGCTGGAGGCTGCTGGAGGGGCTGGACGACATCTCGCTCACCCTTCAGAACGAAGGGGACATCGCGACCTACGAAAGCGTCCGACCCACCTTCAAGCCGCGCACGATTCAGGCGTGA
- a CDS encoding HU family DNA-binding protein codes for MNKAQLVEAIADKLGGRQQAADAVDAVLDAIVRATVAGDRVSVTGFGSFEKVDRPARYARNPQTGERVRVKKTSVPRFRAGQGFKDLVSGTKKLPKGGEVSVKKAPKGSLTGGSSAASATVKKAVAKKATTAKKAAAAAKTTVAKKTTAKKVTATAKKAVAKTAVAKKAAPAAKKATVKKAAATAKKTTATAKKTAPAAKKTTAATKAPAKKTATRKVTAKKTTARKK; via the coding sequence TTGAACAAGGCGCAGCTCGTAGAAGCGATTGCCGACAAGCTGGGCGGCCGTCAGCAGGCCGCGGACGCTGTCGACGCGGTACTGGACGCCATCGTCCGCGCGACCGTCGCGGGCGACCGGGTCTCGGTCACGGGCTTCGGCTCGTTCGAGAAGGTGGACCGCCCGGCCCGCTACGCCCGCAACCCGCAGACGGGTGAGCGCGTCCGGGTCAAGAAGACCTCGGTTCCCCGGTTCCGTGCGGGTCAGGGCTTCAAGGACCTGGTCAGCGGCACCAAGAAGCTGCCCAAGGGTGGCGAGGTGTCGGTGAAGAAGGCGCCCAAGGGCAGCCTCACGGGTGGGTCCTCCGCCGCCTCCGCGACGGTGAAGAAGGCCGTCGCGAAGAAGGCCACCACCGCCAAGAAGGCCGCGGCCGCCGCCAAGACCACGGTAGCCAAGAAGACCACGGCCAAGAAGGTCACGGCCACCGCCAAGAAGGCGGTCGCCAAGACCGCCGTGGCGAAGAAGGCCGCGCCCGCGGCCAAGAAGGCCACGGTCAAGAAGGCTGCGGCGACGGCGAAGAAGACCACCGCCACCGCGAAGAAGACTGCCCCGGCGGCCAAGAAGACCACCGCCGCGACGAAGGCGCCCGCCAAGAAGACGGCGACGCGCAAGGTCACCGCGAAGAAGACCACCGCCCGCAAGAAGTAG